In Zerene cesonia ecotype Mississippi chromosome 12, Zerene_cesonia_1.1, whole genome shotgun sequence, the genomic stretch TGATAGAAAAACTCGGATCGAGCAgctatttttatcataaaaaggTAAGAAGAGTACCaaagataatacaaaattgtcaAAGATTACAGttccataatattatattacttgatGACAGTATGTTTATTTGGTGTGATCAGAGGTAAATAATGACTttctaacaaaatttaaagtcCCTActtctttactaatattatcaatgcgaaagtaacCGTTTGTCTGTCTATTACGcttacgcctaaaccactgaaccgattttgaaaaaatttggtatgaagatagaactgaacttgtgaaaggacataggatactttttatcgcgaaaaaagggtagaaaagGTTGAAAGAGGTGATGAAAGGTTGtttgaaagttcgttattgtcaaatcgattttgatgaaacttggtatgaagatggagctaaacgtgggaaagaacgaaccatactttttaataagaagaaaatactccttaccatgtcgcgcgatataagtgAATTTTACGCGGGCTAAAACctagtatcaaataaaaagacaataaattCTGTAGATATGGTTTTATTCACAGCTTGTTATATACAGTTGATTTTTTGGTGCTTAGGTGGAGATGAATCTGGATGTGAAGGTAAATACCTTGATTTACCAAGGTAATTTTATCAAGGTAAACCTGAAAAAGAAAACGgcaaatagaataatttcattacgATTTATAACATCCATAAtgctttctttataaattaaaacagcaataaaattttacctagggcgaataatatatatttacatttaatatttttataaaagaacatAATATCATCAAAAGACAACATGATTCAAGTGTTATTGCGATGGTTTATAATGTTACAGTCACGTTAACGGGCAAACATAGATACAGTAGGTACTATTATCTATAGGAtcaaagattaaattttagtgCACTAGAAAGTATCTAAGCACTTTGTAGTTTATAGGTAATTTGCATTATATAATCGTTGCCGTATCGCGTTATGTATTGACTCACATCAGCGGATGTATTCGCTTTTCgatctttttgttttaaaattaaaaattgctttattaagCTAGGTACTTGAAGTGTATAGAATAGATACCGTAGTACCTACTTGAATGAATTTACATTAATGTGCCTTTTAACATGACTGCAAGTGTACCTTTTTGAAACAAAGTGAGGCGGCGAATTTTGAGAAAACAGAATAATTTTCCAAATTTTTttcaccttttaaaccttccttGGACTATTATGAATACATTAAAACTGACAAAATTGGTCCAGCTATTCTCAAGTCTTAGACTAATGAAcagaaattgatatttatataatttatacaggtttatatacttttatgtttgatttgattttaaattctaataaaatgcACTTCTACCACGAAACTAACGGAACTATGCTtgtgctactaatattataaacaaacaagttTGTAAGGTTGGACGGATGGTTTGTTACCATTTCACCGGACGGATGATGttgacggattttgatgatacttcgCAGTGTTGTAGATTATGTTCGAGAATAATACATGATCTTtagaaatacttgcttttCTTCGTGGTACCGCGCACAGCTACCACCCTATATATTCATCTATTcccaattgttttaaaaattctttgagTGCTATCtagcattatattatctgtggtagttaatattatcaaactaACGGTTCCGACGCTTGCACTCCAAGAGCGCTTCGTTAAAAGCCTCGCACTCCTGCAAGTTCTCGCGGTGTGCCGCGCACTGCAGGAACTGCGCGATCTCGTATGCGCACGGGCCGCTGGGCTCGGTGCCGAGCTCGTAGTTCCGCGGTAGTGCGTGCATCACCTCCTCCCGGCGGCGGCCGGTGAATAGGCTGGTTATAGCTTCACCGGCTAAATGGCCCTGTTTACGAGACAATGAGGGCCATGAAATGGGAAAACTTATAGTTGGTCCTACCTTCTTCTATCTACTACgcagacaataaaaaaaagattattactagttgaaagaatttatttaaaaattttggttTTTACAAGTCAGAatcaaaactgtattttttattattatacgagtatatttttagtatctgTCAAGTTTTTTTAGATAAGAGATAAACGTTGGATCCATTTCAATAGAATTTTCTAGTATTTCTGAGATctctataataatactaatataaatgggTAATTGTGTTTggttgtccgtcaatcactctgaaactactgaccggattttgatgatatttggtatAATATCGTCTGGGTATGAGCTGAAttaggtgataggatactttttatcccgataaaatagcaatcttgatatccgggcggagcggGGACGAGCgactagtattatataataattgttatacatCTTCTACCTTACACGTAAATaccttaaaaaaatgcaatcttAATCAATAAGAAAACATACTAAATACATAGAAATCGCTAGTAATATCGTTGACTGCTAAGCATACCATAGTAGTGCCGACGGTAACGCCGCCGGCCACCGCCGCCGCGTCGCGGAACACGGAGCGGCGCGGCATCGGCGTCACCACGACGGTGGGCGGCCGCGTCGGCGCGTGCTGCTCCGCGCGGGAGTAGCGGGATCGAGACCCACTGTGCGTTTCATGTTGGTGCtttgataaatgtatatacacaAGACAACAAGACGAGACAAGGACAAGCTACAACTAGGATCTAATCTGTAAATATCTGATTGtaccaaaacaaaaataaaaaaacgaaatagtGATATAAGCCACAGACCTGATAGCCATATGAAATCTACAACTATCActgtagtaattttttatacttattgtCTTAATATGAAAGATCATGTTTACAATAGTTTACATTGTAAATGCGATTACAATGTAAACTAATGGGTATGTCTCGTTTATTTGTTGTCAGTGACCATGCATGGAAGCAAATgtggaatataaaataatttactgttaaaacataaaaaacatataatggaaatattatgtattgggTTACTAAATAACTTACGAAGTTCAAGACCTGCCATACACgcataaaagattttaaataccGCAAAAATCAcgattagaaataaaacaacaataaatattataatgcttgtttatttaaaatgtcaacTAAGAATTAACAATGGCGTCGTCGTCTAAAGAGCTACAATAAGTAGTCTCAAaagaatgtaaattaattactaaaatttctataaataaaataaacaaatctatcacacataataatttctatgGTGTCTTTGAAGTTGGAACGCTTGAGGTAGCACGacgaaaatttgaaatattccaAAGAATGTTGAAAATGTTCTAGACACCAGAGATGGGTTTACATGTGGTTGTTCACTTTGCACTGGCGGAGGGCTTCATTGAAGCCTTCACACAGGGAGAGATCATGCTGTTGTTGGGCGCATTCGATGAATTGCTTGATCTCCCAAGCGCATGGGCCCTGCGGTTGTTGCTGGCCCTGGTACTGCTGGTAGGTGGCCTGCGCCGGCTGCGCGGCTTGCTGCGGCGCGGGCTCGCTGCTGCCGCCGCTAAACATGCCGGTCAGGGCGCTGCCGGCCATGTGACCCTGGAATACGTCGTTTGGAATACAATAAAGATAAAGAAGGAAATTGATCCAAGAAGCCCTCTATTATAATTCTTCCTCATCAATAAACAATTCTCTCAACATGGAAAGTTACCCTACATATGAGACCGGTATGTAATCAAATGgccaatataaaaaagagtaACTAATCCAAATAAATTAGAAGTAGCTATTTGTCCGTGgtttataattgatttgtaatattttgaataaattcagTGGCATAACATGTACTAACTAGGAATATCTACAGGCCAAAAAGAAACAAGATTtagaatgaatttaataaaaagttttttgaacaaaatttgaaattatattatatactatttttttattggaataaaaaagtttGGATACTTGATAATATTGGATATATTACTTTCCTACCTATCATATTTCTCTAACAAAGTTAACCAAAACCCGAACTTGACAAATTATTTGATCTGAGGACTTCAGCACAGACCCGGAAACACTGTtctgtatgaaaaatagatgttgataAGCGATAGCATACAAAACATCATGAGAATTAGTCCAgcagttttatatgtattagtatggtaactaacgtTGTGACACAAGAATTCTATATATAGAGAGATcttttatgtatacattattgaataagtgggttttgtttttatttactttgaggGGTTCCAAATAAGGAACCTGAAATCCCCTACACcttcataaacaataaatgtaatccaataattttttaatatcacaagTGTTGAGATAAGAAACAGCAATCAAGTTAAAATtagtatcaaataaatgaggaccataaattaaagaaattgtgaggaatttaaaatagttcTATAACCAATAAAGGACATTTGAGATTGACATAGTTCCTCAGTAAcacgtaaaaaattataagctcATAGTGTGTCGCagaatttttatacatgttgtaaaattttaagagtAAAACTTAGCATTGCAACTTACAAATTCTGATTCAGCTTTCCCTTAAAGTttcaacatacaaaaaattaacatataatgtaataacaaatgttatgaaatatggTGTGTCgttagataaaatttgtttagcTTTTACATAAATGTGTAAGCTGTTATACAGTTTCTCTCAAAATGCTTTATCATTTAcagtttatgtattatttctgTATGCCTCATTCAGTAAATCTGTATTATCATAAATCATAAAGATAAGAGTAACATgcaataacaatgaaaaaaaaattcataacttCCTATTATTCCCCATAGCTCTTTTAAAACCACATcagaattttttatgttgctgtagatattcaaaatattgtaaataaaattgcctTTAATTAAGAATCATGTAAGATAGAAAGCtcataagaatttattaaagtattgctacatatttactaatattgttattgaattcAATGAATCATTCATTTGTAAATCGTGTTTATCTTGCTCCTTGgacaaaatgttttcttttaacaatGATTTGCTAAATACTAATCAAATCACGTGACTAACTTCTTGGCATAGAGCCACATTATGATTTCTGAGGCTAATAAGGAAATATTGTTCATATCTTCAATGATTGCgcaatatttaaagtttcaaAATCAACATATTTTGGTAAAACAAAAGTACAATGCGCAGTATTTTCTATTACGTAACAAACTTACCACTGCTGATCCTACAGCCACTCCGCCCGCAGTAGCGGCCATCTGGCCAAACATCGAGGGTTGCTGTGGTTGAGCAACACTCGGTGCAGGTGCTGAAGGCGGTGCATGGGCTGGAACATGGCTTGGTGGAGGAGCAGCCCTAGAAAAAACAATGTTGTAAGGTTATAATCCGACGAGATAAAAAAATGAcgcaaacaaaagaaaatcacAATGCATTTACCGTCTCTGGGGCGCTGGTGGTGGACTTGCAGAGCGTCCTCGTCGAGGCATCTTGTAGATCAACTTTTTATcgcttttttttaaaataagggCTTTTGCACAACACACTTCGCGAACTTCAAGTTTCAACTGATTGACGATTTTCAATTTACCTTCTTAAATGTCATTTGTCAACGTCATTAAAACTAACTTCATTCTATACATttctagaatatttaaaattagaattcgGCATCTTTATCGTTTATTACCGAAACGAAAAGGATAGATACAAAAGTATTTGccagtataaattaataaaaatgtttttcgtaAACCTACTAGAAATTAAGCACTAAATCTATAGGGTAGGcaggtaatataataagataaaattaattatatggtataacataatatttgtgttattcaattattagaGAAACGAGCAAAAGTAATATacgatttaaaatagaaactaTTAATAACATGGGTGATGTAAAGATTCAAgcattaacattattattataacatattaaattattcacctTCGACTTCGGGTTGgcataataaagtttaatttggTTGGAGGAAAGGCATAGTATTTCtgatttatattgttgtttacTATCAAATGTCAcattgtcatattttttttcttcactCGTAACCTAAGGCCagcttgtaatttttttttcacatgtGAATTAAATTCAACAACACACTTGTAAGATTTAGTATTGTAGATTtagtaaaacaattaaacatatttttaaatgtattgcaaCTAGATAATCTGTACAACTTATAACATGCTTACAAAGTTTGAGGAACGTGTAGCCGAAGCATTTTATAAAAGGAAGTGCATTCATCTGCCGcctaacatatttttgttccGTTCCGCTTTGGAGTTTGGTTTATCAGTTTGTCATCTGTCACGTTAGATGTCAGTCGTATCAGCAGTCAGTTATCCTCTGAATTCGAGAACGCGTGATTGTTTAACGTCGATATTAACCGCATTGTGAGgaagttgttttaaataataagtgaaaataaacgaaatataagCCGGTATAATCATGAATGTATTTCTGGCGATAGCTTTGACTATACTGTCATGTAtagtaatacaatttatttacaaaatcatCTTCGGAAGCAAAGATGAATCGCAAAAGCATGAAACTGAAAATGATATAGGTAGGtttggtgttttatttatatttaattaaagagaaTGGCTGAACTCTGTTTGTAGAAATGTAGTTCCGAGTTGAATGGGCGTGTAGGATCTAGGAGTTAGGACTACACGTGGTTTTACCGCGTAAATTTTTAACTGTTAACAATCGCTTCTCATTTTGCtacataattgtttttcttaacAAGGCCGCACCGTAAATATCTTAATGAAGTACCGTATTTGAATAAGCTTTGAAAGATACTTTCCTCAGAATTGGCTATACAAGAGGTAAATacttgtatttgaaaatatgatgaactaaaaatacatctcttacaattattgtagtatagtttataaaagccactaatttattttagaaatcggAAATGCATTTGGCATCTGCATTTCTTATaatgatatgaatatatattatcctaCTAGGGTATACAATACaagtataacattataaagtctagttatatttttattatatgaacacATTTGTCTGTGTACTATCTAACCAAGTGGctaatattgtatgttttctCATAATTAATCTTCATCCCAccgaaagaaaattatttctccATGTAATATTACAGTAATTtgtgcaaattaaattatgttataacttTACATAAGagggaaaatttatatttgatgtaCATTATCTTGTAACATTTACTTATCTTTTAATCAATtagttatatcatattatcataatatcaaatgtgtaatattatttaaaggttACACAATCTGTACATTGTTATTGCAAATTAGAATTGTCAATAGTATATTttctaatacttttttaataaccatagataataaatgttaaaattttcttaataaaggTGATATAATTGGCATTGGTCACTGCTTACATTGTATATGAAGATTACTCTCCTGAAATATCTTGTTTACAACAATTTTTACAACTTATCATAGCCTTGACCCACTCAACTCTGTATTTATGGGTTGCCAGTTGCCActtattgcatatatttttgattccatcttctttttattgtacctgttagtttttttatttaactggtTTATGACagatattcattatttttatcaaagttgtaaaattgtttttatatttttttttaataaattttgttatttcacaagattatttaatagtattaaaaaacagttttatatgaaaaagacATACATAAATAGGTACTCTCTTGAGTTTGACTCACAAATAAGAATTCTCATGAATCTGCTCAGctcatttctataa encodes the following:
- the LOC119830825 gene encoding coiled-coil-helix-coiled-coil-helix domain-containing protein 10, mitochondrial-like — translated: MPTRSRSGSRSRYSRAEQHAPTRPPTVVVTPMPRRSVFRDAAAVAGGVTVGTTMGHLAGEAITSLFTGRRREEVMHALPRNYELGTEPSGPCAYEIAQFLQCAAHRENLQECEAFNEALLECKRRNR
- the LOC119830824 gene encoding coiled-coil-helix-coiled-coil-helix domain-containing protein 10, mitochondrial, whose translation is MPRRGRSASPPPAPQRRAAPPPSHVPAHAPPSAPAPSVAQPQQPSMFGQMAATAGGVAVGSAVGHMAGSALTGMFSGGSSEPAPQQAAQPAQATYQQYQGQQQPQGPCAWEIKQFIECAQQQHDLSLCEGFNEALRQCKVNNHM